In Streptomyces sp. SLBN-118, the following are encoded in one genomic region:
- a CDS encoding sigma factor-like helix-turn-helix DNA-binding protein, with product MSERQTTQRRRRAREFEAFVAGAAPRLLHAATLLTAEPPDANPHAEQLLTAALAHTYAEWDRLRGEDPYDRTRQELAARFARNAWRHHRVRGGVLERLTPQERLILVLRLYEGVAEEQTAALIGLPVERVRAICTRAVRTMRTPPPAPPPRTQVQAAS from the coding sequence GTGAGCGAGCGGCAGACGACACAAAGGCGTCGCCGCGCCCGGGAGTTCGAGGCGTTCGTCGCGGGCGCGGCTCCACGGCTGCTGCATGCCGCGACCCTGCTCACCGCCGAGCCCCCGGACGCCAATCCGCACGCGGAGCAGCTGCTGACCGCAGCGCTCGCCCATACGTACGCGGAATGGGACCGGCTGCGCGGCGAGGATCCGTACGACCGCACCCGCCAGGAACTCGCCGCCCGCTTCGCCCGCAACGCCTGGCGCCACCACCGGGTGCGCGGCGGCGTGCTGGAACGTCTCACCCCGCAGGAGCGCCTGATTCTGGTGCTGCGCCTGTACGAGGGTGTCGCGGAGGAACAGACGGCCGCGCTGATCGGGCTCCCCGTGGAACGCGTCCGCGCGATCTGCACGCGCGCGGTGAGGACGATGCGTACGCCTCCACCCGCACCGCCGCCCCGCACCCAGGTCCAGGCGGCGTCATGA
- a CDS encoding cystathionine gamma-synthase yields the protein MSDQHSLHSFETRAIHAGNTADPLTGAVVPPIYQVSTYKQDGVGGLRGGYEYSRSANPTRTALEENLAALEGGRRGLAFASGLAAEDCLLRTLLEPGDHVVIPNDAYGGTFRLFAKVVSRWGVEWSVANTSDPASVRAALTPKTKVIWVETPSNPLLGITDIAAVAEIARGAGARLVVDNTFASPYLQQPIALGADIVVHSLTKYMGGHSDVVGGALIAADAAVGEELAYHQNAMGAVAGPFDAWLVLRGIKTLPVRMDRHSENAAQVAEMLTRHPKVTQVLYPGLVDHPGHEIAAKQMKHFGGMVSFRVQGGEEAAVEVCNRAKLFTLGESLGGVESLIEHPGRMTHASVAGSALEVPADLVRVSVGIESADDLLADLQQALG from the coding sequence ATGAGCGACCAGCACAGCTTGCACAGCTTCGAGACCCGCGCCATCCATGCGGGCAACACGGCAGACCCGCTGACGGGCGCGGTCGTCCCGCCCATCTACCAGGTGTCCACCTACAAGCAGGACGGTGTGGGCGGACTGCGCGGCGGCTACGAGTACAGCCGCAGCGCCAACCCGACGCGTACGGCGCTGGAGGAGAACCTCGCGGCGCTGGAGGGAGGCCGGCGCGGGCTCGCCTTCGCCTCAGGACTCGCGGCGGAGGACTGCCTGCTGCGTACGCTGCTGGAGCCGGGAGACCATGTGGTGATCCCGAACGACGCCTACGGCGGCACCTTCCGGCTCTTCGCCAAGGTCGTCTCCCGGTGGGGCGTCGAGTGGTCGGTGGCCAACACCTCCGACCCGGCGTCGGTACGGGCGGCACTCACCCCCAAGACCAAGGTGATCTGGGTCGAGACCCCGTCCAACCCGCTCCTCGGCATCACCGACATCGCTGCGGTCGCCGAGATCGCGCGGGGCGCGGGCGCTCGGCTCGTCGTGGACAACACATTCGCGAGCCCCTATCTCCAGCAGCCGATCGCGCTCGGCGCGGACATCGTCGTGCACTCGCTGACCAAGTACATGGGTGGGCACTCGGACGTCGTCGGCGGTGCGCTGATCGCGGCGGACGCGGCCGTCGGCGAGGAACTGGCGTACCACCAGAACGCGATGGGCGCCGTGGCGGGCCCGTTCGACGCGTGGCTGGTGCTGCGCGGCATCAAGACGCTGCCCGTCCGGATGGACCGGCACAGCGAGAACGCCGCCCAGGTCGCCGAGATGCTCACCCGCCACCCCAAGGTCACCCAGGTCCTCTACCCGGGCCTGGTGGACCACCCGGGGCACGAGATCGCAGCCAAGCAGATGAAGCACTTCGGCGGCATGGTCTCCTTCCGCGTCCAGGGCGGCGAGGAGGCGGCGGTGGAGGTCTGCAACCGGGCGAAGCTGTTCACGCTGGGCGAGTCGCTGGGCGGTGTCGAGTCGCTGATCGAGCACCCGGGGCGGATGACGCACGCCTCGGTGGCGGGTTCCGCGCTGGAGGTGCCGGCGGACCTGGTGCGCGTTTCGGTGGGAATCGAGTCGGCCGACGATCTGCTGGCGGATCTTCAGCAGGCGCTGGGCTGA
- a CDS encoding DUF1059 domain-containing protein → MTRKVADCRKFPSVMDCSLTISGEEEEVVRTTAEHAVSVHGHVDSLELRAEIREALEDEKVTA, encoded by the coding sequence ATGACCAGGAAAGTCGCCGATTGCCGCAAGTTCCCGAGCGTCATGGACTGCTCGCTCACCATCTCGGGTGAGGAAGAAGAAGTCGTACGGACCACCGCCGAGCACGCCGTCTCCGTCCACGGGCACGTGGACAGCCTGGAGCTGCGCGCGGAGATCCGTGAAGCGCTCGAGGACGAGAAGGTCACCGCGTGA
- the msrA gene encoding peptide-methionine (S)-S-oxide reductase MsrA, whose product MFLSRRTPELPTPDQALRGRPEPEFTVPARHTVLGNPLLGPYPEGLEVADFGMGCFWGAERKFWQTEGVWTTLVGYQGGHTPNPTYDETCTGLTGHTEAVRVVFDPKVVSYESLLKLFWESHDPTQGFRQGNDRGTQYRSAIYTHSAAQAEAAASSREAYQRVLTGSGYGTITTELLPAEGRPFYPAEAYHQQYLDKNPAGYCGIGGTGVSCPIGVAKA is encoded by the coding sequence ATGTTCCTGTCCCGCCGCACCCCCGAGCTCCCCACCCCCGACCAGGCCCTCCGCGGCCGCCCCGAGCCCGAATTCACCGTCCCCGCCCGCCACACGGTCCTGGGCAACCCGCTCCTGGGCCCGTACCCCGAGGGCCTTGAGGTCGCGGACTTCGGCATGGGCTGTTTCTGGGGCGCGGAGCGCAAGTTCTGGCAGACGGAGGGCGTCTGGACGACGCTGGTCGGCTACCAGGGCGGCCACACCCCGAACCCCACCTACGACGAGACCTGCACGGGCCTGACGGGCCACACCGAAGCGGTGCGGGTCGTCTTCGACCCGAAGGTCGTCTCGTACGAGTCGCTGCTGAAACTGTTCTGGGAGTCCCACGACCCGACGCAGGGCTTCCGCCAGGGCAATGACCGGGGCACGCAGTACCGCTCGGCGATCTACACCCACTCGGCCGCCCAGGCAGAGGCTGCGGCGTCGTCGCGCGAGGCGTACCAGCGAGTCCTGACGGGCTCGGGATACGGCACGATCACGACGGAACTGCTGCCGGCGGAGGGACGCCCGTTCTACCCGGCTGAGGCATATCACCAGCAGTACTTGGACAAGAACCCGGCGGGGTACTGCGGGATCGGCGGGACGGGGGTTTCGTGTCCGATCGGTGTCGCGAAGGCCTAA
- a CDS encoding LCP family protein: MPLGREDPYDAYAPTPYKRYEPTSYDPYEPTPDGPPAGGGYKRSDRRPRLRSRFRRVLRVLVLLVLLGVLGGASTYVWADSRLDSDVDLSALPDRPAPGKGTNYLIVGSDSRDGLSEQQSKDLHTGSSIGSEGRRTDSMMVLHTGAHGATLTSLPRDSWVTLPAYVDPNTGIHHKREKNKLNAAFSLGGSELLVRTVESNTGLRIDHYTEIGFAGFVGIVDAVGGVRMCVDRRIVDEKSGLDLTKGCHTLEGRDALAFVRQRHQEKEGDLGRSRNQRKFLAALATKAASRDVLFSPSAVFGTADAGLGTLIVDKSTGLPQLTHLFKAMRTVSAGNGKQLNVPVATTGLATSKGSAIVWDKEKSARLFAELRADLPVTVHG; this comes from the coding sequence ATGCCCCTCGGTCGCGAGGACCCGTACGACGCGTACGCGCCGACGCCCTACAAGCGGTACGAGCCGACGTCGTACGACCCGTACGAGCCGACACCGGACGGGCCGCCGGCCGGCGGCGGATACAAGCGCAGCGATCGCCGGCCGAGGCTGCGCTCGCGCTTCCGTCGCGTTCTGCGCGTGCTGGTCCTGCTGGTCCTGCTGGGCGTGCTCGGCGGCGCGAGCACCTACGTGTGGGCGGACTCCCGCCTCGACAGCGATGTCGACCTGTCCGCGCTGCCGGACCGGCCCGCCCCCGGCAAGGGCACCAACTACCTGATCGTGGGCTCCGACAGCCGCGACGGTCTGAGCGAGCAGCAATCCAAGGACCTGCACACCGGCTCGTCGATCGGCTCCGAGGGCCGTCGCACCGACTCGATGATGGTGCTGCACACCGGCGCCCACGGCGCTACCCTGACCAGCCTGCCGCGCGACTCCTGGGTCACCCTCCCCGCCTACGTCGACCCGAATACCGGCATTCACCACAAACGGGAGAAGAACAAACTCAACGCGGCGTTCTCCCTCGGCGGCTCCGAACTCCTCGTCCGCACCGTCGAGTCGAACACCGGCCTGCGCATAGACCACTACACGGAGATCGGTTTCGCCGGCTTCGTCGGCATCGTGGACGCGGTCGGCGGCGTGCGCATGTGCGTGGACCGGCGCATCGTCGACGAGAAGTCCGGGCTCGACCTCACCAAGGGCTGTCACACCCTGGAGGGCCGCGATGCGCTGGCCTTCGTACGCCAGCGCCACCAGGAGAAGGAGGGCGACCTCGGCCGCTCCCGGAACCAGCGGAAGTTCCTGGCCGCCCTGGCCACGAAGGCCGCGTCCCGGGACGTCCTGTTCAGCCCGTCCGCCGTGTTCGGCACGGCCGACGCGGGCCTGGGCACCCTCATCGTGGACAAGTCCACCGGACTGCCCCAGCTGACCCATCTGTTCAAGGCGATGCGCACGGTGTCCGCGGGCAATGGGAAACAGCTCAACGTCCCCGTCGCAACCACCGGCCTGGCAACATCCAAGGGCAGCGCCATCGTCTGGGACAAGGAGAAGTCGGCCCGGCTCTTCGCCGAACTGCGCGCGGACCTTCCGGTGACGGTCCACGGCTGA